One region of Intestinimonas massiliensis (ex Afouda et al. 2020) genomic DNA includes:
- a CDS encoding DNA primase family protein — translation MIDGICRANNKHPSEGEGYREYVGPDEKIRGYNGDLCARLKPGFLKLDIDDFDHDTSELDEPIKGKPRSEAVLAWLDSKGIRYNLMITEHGKHFYFRVPQNYPHEANKINWYSALGIKVEVKLGGGQSKEHIPFKVGGVLRKWAAGDMLNEAIDELPVELWPLQKSKNRPFDFTTLSDARNNGFSEYAFALAWKGYTIEQIQSTIQAINDFVLETGLRCSEIDTILREETLEKLRNIINQKEEKNLSPVAVANELLEQHHLIYLNGNLYAYQNGVYKPFGKDQINAYISKHYPFAKIRFRQEVAEQIKGAAYIDQAEESPMINVRNGMLEIADDGTITLHPHNPDIISFRQFHADYDPSAVCPVLDKALENAFSKSSEQIELFDQIMGYLMMNHTRYQKCFFWVGLPSSAKSTLSTMVRRFCGEENVSSVELEDLGNRFGLAGLVNKTLNIVPDIKKTKLFASGLFKALVGGDAVHVEQKYRESFDYVFTGKMIFGMNLFPDFSADFEGIERRLVILKFERVYKRTDPDYNPAIDDDLSTDEAMSALLNRAISGYKSLTQNKGFIETRKSKQQMAAFVSENDSVVAWVESLDDVGILEREPISGPEGLYKAYEIYCNASGERAKDQKDFTRIIKTRYGYESYIKRIEGKRMPMFRKKITVCLSF, via the coding sequence GTGATTGACGGCATTTGTAGAGCCAATAACAAGCACCCTTCAGAGGGTGAGGGTTACCGGGAATATGTCGGCCCGGATGAAAAAATCAGAGGTTACAACGGCGATTTGTGCGCCCGTCTGAAGCCGGGATTCCTGAAGCTGGACATTGACGATTTCGACCACGATACCAGCGAACTTGACGAACCCATTAAAGGGAAGCCCAGAAGTGAAGCTGTATTGGCTTGGCTGGATTCCAAAGGAATTCGCTATAATTTGATGATCACGGAACATGGAAAACACTTTTATTTCAGAGTTCCACAAAATTACCCACATGAAGCCAATAAAATCAACTGGTATTCTGCATTGGGAATTAAAGTTGAAGTCAAATTGGGCGGTGGGCAATCCAAAGAACACATCCCATTCAAAGTGGGGGGCGTTCTCCGAAAGTGGGCCGCTGGTGATATGCTGAATGAAGCCATTGATGAATTGCCGGTTGAATTGTGGCCTTTGCAGAAGTCTAAAAACCGGCCATTTGATTTTACAACCCTATCGGATGCCCGGAACAATGGTTTTTCTGAATATGCGTTCGCTTTGGCTTGGAAAGGTTACACCATTGAACAAATTCAAAGCACAATTCAGGCTATCAATGATTTTGTGCTGGAAACCGGCCTTCGTTGTAGTGAAATTGATACCATTCTTCGGGAAGAAACCTTGGAGAAGTTGCGGAACATCATTAACCAGAAGGAAGAAAAGAACCTGTCCCCTGTGGCTGTTGCCAATGAACTTCTGGAACAGCACCATTTGATTTATCTGAATGGCAATCTTTATGCCTATCAAAATGGGGTATATAAGCCATTCGGCAAGGATCAAATCAACGCATATATCAGCAAGCACTATCCTTTCGCCAAAATCCGCTTTCGGCAAGAAGTGGCCGAACAAATCAAGGGAGCCGCTTACATTGACCAAGCGGAAGAAAGCCCCATGATCAATGTGAGAAATGGCATGTTGGAAATTGCGGATGATGGTACAATAACGCTTCACCCCCACAACCCTGATATTATCAGCTTCCGACAGTTTCATGCAGACTATGACCCTTCAGCGGTTTGCCCTGTGCTTGACAAAGCCCTTGAAAATGCGTTTAGCAAAAGTTCAGAACAGATTGAACTATTCGACCAGATCATGGGTTATCTTATGATGAACCACACACGGTATCAGAAGTGCTTCTTTTGGGTGGGGCTTCCATCTTCGGCTAAAAGTACGCTTTCTACGATGGTTCGCCGGTTCTGCGGGGAAGAAAATGTTTCTTCCGTGGAATTGGAAGATTTGGGGAATCGGTTCGGATTGGCTGGCCTTGTGAACAAAACACTGAACATTGTACCGGATATTAAGAAAACGAAATTGTTTGCTTCCGGTCTGTTTAAGGCCCTTGTGGGTGGCGATGCCGTTCATGTGGAACAAAAATACCGGGAATCGTTTGATTATGTTTTCACCGGGAAAATGATTTTTGGTATGAACCTGTTCCCGGACTTTTCAGCAGACTTTGAAGGTATCGAACGGCGGCTTGTGATTTTGAAGTTTGAACGGGTTTACAAGCGGACGGATCCCGATTATAACCCCGCCATTGACGATGATCTTTCTACTGATGAAGCTATGAGCGCACTTCTAAACCGGGCCATTTCTGGTTATAAGAGCCTGACCCAAAACAAAGGATTTATTGAAACCCGGAAAAGCAAACAGCAGATGGCCGCTTTTGTGTCGGAAAATGATTCCGTTGTTGCGTGGGTGGAAAGCCTTGATGATGTCGGCATTTTGGAGCGGGAGCCGATAAGCGGCCCGGAAGGGCTTTATAAAGCGTATGAAATCTATTGTAACGCCAGCGGAGAAAGGGCAAAGGATCAAAAGGATTTCACCCGGATTATTAAAACCCGCTATGGATATGAGAGCTATATCAAACGCATAGAGGGTAAACGGATGCCCATGTTTCGGAAAAAAATAACTGTCTGCCTGTCCTTCTGA
- the pduL gene encoding phosphate propanoyltransferase — MHSVNTVGMERLAEEIVRRVTIEIEASGRHVHLSRADVDALFGVGYRLNRVKDLSQPGQFACAERVTLTGPKGSFQNVVILGPERGESQVELSLTDAVALGVAPPVRISGDIRDTPGITVRRGDRELRLQRGLIVAKRHIHMTPADAALFGVADKQNVSFRTFTARPLVFGDTEVRVSDKFTTVVHLDYDEANACGFRKGDRGMIVK; from the coding sequence ATGCACAGCGTCAATACCGTGGGCATGGAGCGGCTGGCGGAGGAGATCGTCCGCCGGGTCACCATCGAAATCGAGGCCTCGGGCCGTCATGTCCATCTGTCCCGGGCGGATGTGGACGCGCTGTTCGGCGTGGGCTACCGGCTCAACCGGGTCAAGGACCTGAGCCAGCCCGGACAGTTCGCCTGCGCCGAGCGGGTGACCCTGACGGGCCCCAAGGGGAGCTTCCAGAACGTGGTCATCCTGGGCCCCGAGCGGGGCGAGAGCCAGGTGGAGCTGTCCCTCACCGACGCGGTGGCCCTGGGGGTGGCGCCCCCGGTGCGCATCTCCGGCGACATCCGGGACACCCCCGGCATCACCGTGCGCCGCGGGGACCGGGAGCTGCGGCTCCAGCGGGGGCTCATCGTGGCCAAGCGTCACATCCACATGACCCCGGCGGACGCCGCCCTGTTCGGCGTGGCCGACAAGCAGAACGTCAGCTTCCGCACCTTCACCGCCCGGCCGCTGGTCTTCGGGGACACCGAGGTCCGGGTCAGCGACAAGTTTACCACCGTGGTCCACCTGGACTATGACGAGGCCAACGCCTGCGGGTTCCGAAAGGGCGACCGGGGGATGATCGTGAAATGA
- a CDS encoding EutN/CcmL family microcompartment protein, protein MLLGTVIGNVWCTKKLQSLTGQAFLLVAPEGHQGPPLVCADQAGAGPGDQVLVVSGGGARVAAGAHVPVDAAIVGIVDHVER, encoded by the coding sequence GTGTTATTAGGGACCGTCATTGGTAATGTGTGGTGCACCAAAAAGCTCCAGAGCCTCACCGGGCAGGCTTTCCTGCTGGTGGCTCCGGAGGGGCACCAGGGTCCGCCCCTGGTGTGCGCCGATCAGGCCGGGGCCGGGCCCGGCGACCAGGTGCTGGTGGTATCCGGCGGCGGGGCCCGGGTGGCCGCCGGAGCCCATGTGCCCGTGGACGCCGCCATCGTGGGGATCGTGGACCACGTGGAGCGGTAG
- a CDS encoding ATP-binding protein, which translates to MALLTEEVVRQMSNGGTRGPVVVSRDDVLTPSARSWLREHRVEVVYPQGRAAEGETSAPAGDRARYQTLFGAALDHKPEHMTHLRGNVLVFKDHPRIAFRGYIDLLEAEITLAQQAAAQEGYRTLCGELEEVLGFVRRFIRFDVLSEPVGEVRVCSLGPEELREQSHYPEKYFGQPHFLVHWTDGAAILAVNKLRTVVRQTELAAYKAFRDENGAVTREDILLGLNRLSSLMWIMMIKLKAGKYPRESG; encoded by the coding sequence ATGGCCCTGCTGACGGAAGAGGTCGTCCGGCAGATGTCCAACGGCGGGACCCGGGGCCCCGTGGTGGTCTCCCGGGACGACGTGCTGACCCCCTCCGCCCGGAGCTGGCTCCGGGAGCACCGGGTGGAGGTGGTCTATCCCCAGGGGCGGGCGGCGGAGGGCGAGACCTCTGCTCCCGCGGGGGATCGGGCCCGGTATCAGACCCTGTTCGGAGCCGCCCTGGACCACAAGCCGGAGCATATGACCCACCTCCGGGGCAACGTGCTGGTCTTCAAGGACCACCCCCGCATCGCGTTCCGGGGGTACATCGACCTGCTGGAGGCCGAGATCACTCTGGCCCAGCAGGCCGCCGCCCAGGAGGGATACCGGACCCTGTGCGGAGAGCTGGAGGAGGTGCTGGGCTTCGTCCGGCGCTTCATCCGCTTCGATGTGCTCTCCGAGCCGGTGGGGGAGGTGCGAGTGTGCTCCCTGGGGCCGGAGGAGCTGCGGGAGCAGTCCCACTACCCGGAAAAATACTTCGGCCAGCCCCACTTCCTGGTGCACTGGACCGACGGAGCCGCCATCCTGGCGGTGAACAAGCTGCGCACCGTGGTGCGGCAGACCGAGCTGGCGGCCTATAAGGCCTTCCGGGACGAGAACGGGGCGGTGACCCGGGAGGATATCCTGCTGGGGCTCAACCGGCTGTCCTCCCTGATGTGGATCATGATGATCAAATTAAAGGCGGGAAAGTATCCCAGAGAGAGCGGGTGA
- a CDS encoding tyrosine-type recombinase/integrase has protein sequence MRAPNGFGTVARLSGNRRRPFIIKKVTGWNDKGHPIYEIIGYAATREEGLMILSEYNRDPWDVDRAKITLQQLFDLWKEKKAPKLGASNRASMTSAYKYCAPLGSKPYKQIRSYQMQETIDTCGKSYSTQAAIKNLWGHLDRFALEMDIINRCFSDLLTSDPIPPTQKQPFTDDEVNTVWKHQNEPWVDSVLVFLYSGWRISELLSMKKSDVDLQAGTMKGGTKTKAGKDRVVPIHSKIRPLIERRMNEPGSYLFSYNGKQCSQSQYRLFWADFMKAWGMDHTPHECRHTFRTRLDRAGANQKCCDLLMGHVSKDTGNRVYNHKTLDELKAAVELVE, from the coding sequence ATGAGAGCGCCCAACGGCTTTGGAACTGTGGCCCGGTTATCCGGGAACCGGCGTAGGCCCTTCATCATCAAGAAAGTAACCGGGTGGAATGACAAAGGCCATCCAATCTATGAGATCATCGGATATGCCGCCACACGGGAAGAAGGTTTGATGATCCTATCAGAATACAACCGTGATCCATGGGATGTTGACCGGGCCAAGATCACACTTCAACAGCTATTCGACTTATGGAAAGAGAAAAAGGCCCCAAAGCTGGGAGCCAGTAACCGGGCATCAATGACTTCTGCTTACAAATACTGCGCCCCGCTTGGAAGTAAGCCCTACAAACAAATTCGATCCTATCAAATGCAAGAAACCATTGATACTTGTGGAAAATCCTATTCCACCCAAGCGGCAATCAAGAACCTTTGGGGCCATCTTGACCGGTTCGCTTTGGAAATGGATATAATCAACCGGTGCTTTTCTGATCTTCTCACTTCTGATCCAATTCCACCAACACAAAAGCAACCGTTCACAGATGATGAGGTCAACACAGTTTGGAAACACCAGAATGAACCGTGGGTTGATTCCGTCCTTGTATTTCTATATTCCGGGTGGCGAATCAGTGAACTTCTATCCATGAAGAAATCTGATGTTGACCTTCAGGCCGGGACGATGAAGGGCGGAACCAAAACCAAGGCCGGTAAAGATAGGGTGGTTCCCATCCATTCCAAGATCAGGCCGTTGATTGAACGGCGCATGAATGAGCCGGGAAGTTATCTTTTCAGCTACAACGGGAAACAGTGTTCCCAAAGTCAATACCGCTTGTTCTGGGCTGACTTCATGAAGGCTTGGGGAATGGATCATACGCCCCACGAATGCCGCCATACATTCAGAACCCGCCTTGACCGGGCCGGGGCAAACCAAAAATGCTGTGATCTTCTCATGGGTCATGTGTCCAAAGACACAGGAAACCGGGTCTATAATCATAAGACTTTGGACGAACTGAAAGCCGCCGTGGAACTGGTGGAATAG
- a CDS encoding helix-turn-helix domain-containing protein, translating into MKVNKKKLKLAMANVCMDSRDLAVAANLPRPTLNNAITGRNLRPATIGKIAKALNVPVEQILEE; encoded by the coding sequence TTGAAGGTAAACAAAAAGAAACTGAAATTGGCAATGGCTAATGTCTGTATGGACTCAAGGGATTTGGCGGTTGCCGCCAATCTTCCCCGGCCCACGCTGAACAATGCCATAACCGGGCGGAATTTACGCCCCGCCACCATTGGCAAGATCGCCAAGGCCCTGAATGTGCCTGTGGAACAGATTCTTGAAGAATGA
- a CDS encoding cupin domain-containing protein, producing the protein MAERDRAAIEELVRRVLLEKLGGNGPRVKKVEVPRLDVAAEHRMDTGNPADRVWTRDLFTLEEAPRLGCGLMVMERTTFPWTLTYDEMDYVIEGRLDILVDGQTVSAGPGEVLYIPKDTSIQFSVRDKARFLYFVYPANWQN; encoded by the coding sequence ATGGCTGAACGGGACCGAGCTGCCATCGAGGAGCTGGTGCGGCGGGTGCTGCTGGAAAAGCTGGGCGGAAACGGGCCGCGGGTGAAGAAAGTGGAGGTGCCCCGGCTGGATGTGGCCGCGGAGCACCGCATGGACACCGGGAACCCGGCCGACCGGGTGTGGACCCGGGACCTGTTCACCCTGGAGGAGGCCCCCCGGCTGGGCTGCGGGCTGATGGTCATGGAGCGGACCACTTTCCCCTGGACCCTGACCTACGACGAGATGGACTACGTCATCGAGGGGCGGCTGGACATCCTGGTGGACGGACAGACCGTCTCCGCCGGGCCGGGCGAGGTGCTGTATATCCCCAAGGACACCTCCATCCAGTTTTCGGTGCGGGACAAGGCCAGGTTCCTCTATTTCGTCTACCCGGCCAACTGGCAAAATTAA
- the eutH gene encoding ethanolamine utilization protein EutH has protein sequence MSVNEIIVYIMVLFMALGAVDRIIGNRFGLGEKFEEGIIAMGSLALSMIGIICLAPVLAGLLRPVVVPLYSFLGADPAMFAGTILANDMGGAPLAKELALTPEAGQFGGLIVGSMLGPTVVFTIPVALGIIRPEDQEFLARGVLAGVITIPIGGLVGGLAAGFPLMMVLKNLIPIVLIAVLIALGLAFIPNGMVKGFQVFGRFVIIVITVGLAAAIVEALTGITLIPGMNPIEEGYATVGGIAIVLAGAFPLVFVITKVFRKPLMRLGHLLGMNDIAAAGLVATLANNIPMFQMMGDMDRRGKIINVAFAVSAAFVFGDHLGFTAGFDAAMIFPMIVGKLVGGVTAVAAAMLLTRKEADHG, from the coding sequence TTGTCCGTCAATGAAATTATCGTCTATATCATGGTCCTCTTCATGGCCCTGGGAGCGGTGGACCGGATCATCGGCAACCGCTTCGGCCTGGGGGAAAAATTTGAAGAGGGCATCATCGCCATGGGGTCGCTGGCCCTGTCCATGATCGGCATCATCTGTCTGGCGCCGGTGCTGGCCGGGCTCCTGCGGCCGGTGGTGGTGCCCCTCTACTCCTTCCTGGGGGCCGACCCGGCCATGTTCGCCGGGACCATCCTGGCCAACGACATGGGGGGCGCGCCCCTGGCCAAGGAGCTTGCCCTCACCCCCGAGGCGGGCCAGTTCGGCGGCCTGATCGTGGGCTCCATGCTGGGGCCCACGGTGGTATTCACCATCCCCGTGGCCCTGGGCATCATCCGGCCGGAGGACCAAGAGTTCTTGGCAAGGGGCGTGCTGGCCGGGGTCATCACCATCCCCATCGGCGGCCTGGTGGGCGGCCTCGCGGCGGGCTTCCCCCTGATGATGGTGTTGAAAAACCTGATCCCCATCGTCCTCATCGCCGTCCTCATCGCGTTGGGCCTGGCCTTTATTCCCAACGGAATGGTGAAGGGCTTCCAGGTCTTTGGCAGGTTCGTCATCATCGTCATCACCGTGGGCCTGGCCGCCGCCATCGTAGAGGCCCTCACCGGCATCACCCTCATCCCCGGCATGAACCCCATCGAGGAGGGCTATGCCACCGTGGGCGGCATCGCCATCGTGCTGGCGGGCGCCTTCCCGCTGGTCTTCGTCATCACCAAGGTGTTCCGGAAGCCCCTGATGAGGCTGGGCCATCTGCTGGGCATGAACGACATCGCCGCCGCCGGGCTGGTGGCCACTCTGGCCAACAACATCCCCATGTTCCAGATGATGGGCGACATGGACCGGCGGGGCAAGATCATCAACGTGGCCTTCGCCGTCTCCGCCGCCTTCGTATTCGGGGACCATCTGGGCTTTACCGCCGGATTCGACGCCGCCATGATCTTTCCCATGATCGTGGGCAAGCTGGTGGGCGGCGTCACCGCCGTAGCTGCGGCTATGCTGCTGACCCGAAAGGAGGCAGACCATGGCTGA
- a CDS encoding acetaldehyde dehydrogenase (acetylating), with the protein MRKETEHLDKDLRSIQEVRDLLKQAREAQRILAGMTQEQLDKITAAVSAAAAEQARRLADMAVEETGFGIKADKELKNRFAALTLYDAIKDEKTHGILARDHVKKTIDIGVPTGVVAGLVPSTNPTSTVIYKTMICMKAGNPIVFSPHPSAVNCILETVNVVRRAAEAAGAPAGAVGCISTPTLEATNELMRHDNTRLILATGGGAMVKAAYSSGTPAIGVGAGNGPAYIHRTADVRLAVKRILDSKTFDNGTICASEQSVIVAREMESAVTAELKTQGAYLLSDEEHARLSQFILRSNGTMNPAIVGKSVETVAKLAGLTHVPASARVLVARETGVGRGYPYSNEKLGLILAYYVEPDEESVLRRCVEILEWEGAGHTFSIHAQDESVVKRFAAAVPASRVLVNTPAALGGIGASTCLFPALTLGCGAVGGSSSSNNIGPLDLINIKRVAWGVRELEDIRAGNASSPWENTAPGGWQVDAGTLDELVRQIMRRLNV; encoded by the coding sequence ATGAGAAAGGAGACGGAGCATTTGGACAAGGATCTGCGCTCCATCCAGGAGGTCCGGGACCTGCTGAAGCAAGCCCGGGAGGCCCAGCGCATCCTGGCAGGTATGACACAGGAGCAATTAGACAAAATAACAGCGGCCGTCTCCGCCGCCGCCGCCGAACAGGCCCGAAGGCTGGCCGACATGGCGGTGGAGGAGACCGGCTTCGGCATCAAGGCGGACAAGGAGCTCAAAAACCGCTTTGCCGCCCTCACCCTCTATGACGCCATCAAGGACGAGAAGACCCACGGCATCCTGGCCCGGGACCATGTGAAAAAGACCATCGACATCGGCGTGCCCACGGGCGTGGTGGCCGGGCTGGTGCCCTCCACCAACCCCACCTCCACCGTCATCTACAAGACCATGATCTGCATGAAAGCGGGCAACCCCATCGTCTTTTCCCCCCATCCCAGCGCTGTGAACTGCATTCTGGAGACGGTGAACGTGGTGCGCAGGGCGGCGGAGGCCGCCGGAGCCCCCGCCGGGGCCGTGGGGTGCATCTCCACCCCCACCCTGGAGGCCACCAACGAGCTGATGCGCCACGACAACACCCGGCTCATCCTGGCCACCGGCGGCGGGGCCATGGTCAAGGCGGCCTATTCCTCCGGAACCCCAGCCATCGGCGTGGGCGCTGGCAACGGCCCGGCCTATATCCACCGCACCGCCGACGTGCGCTTGGCGGTCAAGCGCATCCTGGACTCCAAGACCTTCGACAACGGCACCATCTGCGCCAGCGAGCAGTCCGTCATCGTGGCCCGGGAGATGGAGAGCGCCGTCACCGCCGAGCTGAAAACCCAGGGGGCCTATCTCCTCAGCGACGAGGAGCACGCCCGCCTGTCCCAGTTCATCCTGCGCTCCAACGGCACCATGAACCCCGCCATCGTGGGCAAAAGCGTGGAGACCGTGGCCAAGCTGGCCGGGCTCACCCATGTGCCCGCCTCCGCCCGGGTCCTGGTGGCCCGGGAGACCGGCGTGGGCCGGGGCTACCCCTACTCCAACGAGAAGCTGGGCCTCATCCTGGCCTACTACGTGGAGCCCGACGAGGAATCCGTCCTCCGCCGCTGCGTGGAGATCCTGGAGTGGGAGGGGGCGGGGCATACCTTCTCCATCCACGCCCAGGACGAGAGCGTGGTCAAGCGCTTCGCCGCCGCCGTCCCCGCCAGCCGGGTGCTGGTGAACACCCCCGCCGCCCTGGGCGGCATCGGGGCCAGCACCTGTCTGTTCCCCGCCCTCACCCTGGGCTGCGGCGCGGTGGGCGGCTCCTCCAGCTCCAACAACATTGGTCCCCTGGACCTCATCAACATCAAGCGGGTGGCCTGGGGCGTCCGGGAGCTGGAGGACATCCGGGCCGGGAACGCCTCTTCCCCCTGGGAGAACACCGCTCCGGGCGGCTGGCAGGTGGATGCGGGCACCCTGGATGAGCTGGTCCGGCAGATCATGAGGAGGCTGAACGTATGA
- a CDS encoding DUF4355 domain-containing protein encodes MDETKTMNNQNPDGAGAKTFSQDDVNRIVGERLAKEKAKGEAALAEREQQLAQRELLLTAKEKLTENGLPVELVDALNVSSPEALEKALSIVKTVMDKHKAEARPIKISGAKPAESLSHAKNTGDSSLRKAMGLPE; translated from the coding sequence ATGGATGAAACCAAGACCATGAACAACCAGAACCCGGATGGAGCCGGGGCAAAAACCTTCAGTCAGGACGATGTGAACCGCATTGTTGGTGAACGCCTTGCCAAAGAGAAGGCAAAGGGGGAAGCCGCCCTTGCTGAAAGGGAACAGCAACTTGCCCAGCGTGAATTGCTGTTGACCGCAAAAGAGAAGTTGACCGAAAACGGCCTTCCGGTGGAGCTGGTGGACGCTCTGAATGTGTCCAGCCCTGAAGCACTGGAAAAGGCCCTGTCCATCGTGAAAACGGTTATGGACAAACACAAAGCGGAAGCCCGACCTATCAAGATCAGCGGGGCTAAACCGGCTGAAAGTCTGTCCCATGCAAAGAACACCGGTGACAGTTCGCTTAGAAAGGCTATGGGGCTTCCCGAATAA
- the eutL gene encoding ethanolamine utilization microcompartment protein EutL has product MTGDLLKCNVLATHTIANVSETLARKLELPERYRSIGILTADSDDVTYCALDEATKAAAVEVVYGRSLYAGAANANTKLAGEVIGILAGPNPAEVSSGLRAAVEFMDSGVGFRSANEDDSIVYFAHTVSRTGTYLSKTSGVREGEALAYLIAPPLEAVVGLDEAMKAADVELVALFEPPSETNFGGGLLTGTQSACKAACEAFAEAVKAVAARPREV; this is encoded by the coding sequence ATGACGGGAGATCTCTTGAAATGCAATGTGCTGGCCACCCACACCATCGCTAACGTGTCCGAGACCCTGGCCAGGAAGCTGGAGCTGCCGGAGCGCTACCGCTCCATCGGCATCCTCACCGCCGACAGCGACGACGTCACCTACTGCGCCCTGGACGAGGCCACCAAGGCCGCCGCCGTGGAGGTGGTCTACGGCCGGAGCCTCTACGCCGGGGCGGCCAACGCCAACACCAAGCTGGCCGGCGAGGTCATCGGCATCCTGGCCGGACCCAACCCGGCGGAGGTCAGCTCCGGCCTGCGGGCGGCGGTGGAATTCATGGACAGCGGCGTGGGCTTCCGCTCCGCCAACGAGGACGATTCCATCGTCTACTTCGCCCACACCGTGTCCCGCACGGGCACCTACCTGTCCAAGACCTCCGGTGTGCGGGAGGGGGAGGCCCTGGCCTACCTCATCGCCCCGCCCCTGGAGGCGGTGGTGGGCCTGGACGAGGCCATGAAGGCCGCCGACGTGGAGCTTGTGGCCCTCTTCGAGCCACCCAGCGAGACCAACTTCGGCGGCGGGCTCCTCACCGGGACCCAAAGCGCCTGCAAGGCCGCCTGCGAGGCGTTTGCCGAGGCGGTCAAAGCGGTGGCGGCCCGGCCCCGCGAAGTATGA
- a CDS encoding helix-turn-helix domain-containing protein encodes MTVGENIRKLRKERGLTQKQLGELCGINEANIRKYEADKQNAKIETIEKIAKALGVPIVKIKEDLTWAEHQNTEEFRQLEQSTYLFEGIVVALEEIYGDVEEKSVIGENGLERPYWVVGKAPNSFILYEDDIEALVESTKASIPALVERLKDTRPETEIIQEITEELNK; translated from the coding sequence ATGACGGTAGGTGAAAATATCAGGAAATTGCGAAAAGAAAGGGGGCTAACACAAAAACAGCTTGGGGAACTATGCGGTATAAATGAAGCAAATATTCGTAAATATGAAGCGGATAAGCAAAACGCAAAAATTGAAACCATAGAAAAAATAGCAAAGGCTTTAGGGGTTCCCATTGTCAAAATCAAGGAAGATTTGACTTGGGCAGAACACCAGAATACAGAGGAATTTAGGCAGTTGGAGCAGTCCACATATTTATTTGAAGGTATTGTGGTGGCCCTTGAAGAAATCTATGGTGATGTGGAAGAAAAATCCGTCATAGGGGAAAATGGACTGGAACGCCCTTATTGGGTTGTTGGAAAAGCCCCCAATAGCTTCATTCTGTATGAAGATGATATAGAAGCCCTTGTAGAATCCACCAAGGCTTCTATTCCGGCTTTGGTGGAACGGTTGAAGGATACCCGGCCAGAAACTGAAATTATCCAAGAAATCACAGAAGAACTTAACAAGTAA
- the eutM gene encoding ethanolamine utilization microcompartment protein EutM, with protein MANTNALGMVETRGLVGAIEAADAMVKAANVQLVGKEQVGGGLVTVMVRGDVGAVKAATDAGAAAAEKVGELISVHVIPRPHAEVDGILPHRSGEYNQG; from the coding sequence ATGGCAAACACAAACGCGCTGGGCATGGTGGAGACGAGAGGACTGGTGGGGGCCATCGAGGCCGCCGACGCCATGGTCAAGGCCGCCAACGTCCAGTTGGTAGGCAAGGAGCAGGTGGGCGGCGGCCTGGTCACCGTCATGGTCCGGGGCGACGTGGGGGCCGTCAAGGCCGCCACCGACGCCGGAGCCGCCGCCGCCGAGAAGGTGGGCGAGCTCATCTCCGTACACGTCATCCCCCGGCCCCACGCCGAGGTGGACGGCATCCTGCCCCACCGCAGCGGCGAGTACAATCAGGGGTAA